A genomic window from Streptomyces brevispora includes:
- a CDS encoding MFS transporter, whose translation MTVLEPRDAEVSARTGEADEVNETVVAAVPEGVLGRTYRSLSIGIVSVVFLIAFEATAVGTAMPVAARELHGIPLYAFAFSAYFTTSLFAMVLAGQWADRRGPLGPLTAGISAFGVGLLLSGTASTMWMFIVGRAVQGLGGGLVIVALYVVISRAYPEHLRPAIMAAFAASWVIPSVVGPLASGSVTEHLGWRWVFIGIPLLVVFPLALALPAIRRMASGPADAAAPVEPLNRRRIVLALGISLGAGLLQYAGQERNWFSLLPVAAGIALLVPAVRGLLPPGTGRAARGLPSVVLLRGLAAGSFIAAESFVPLMLVTQRGLSPTMAGLSLAAGGGTWALGSYVQSRPRLEPHRERLMVGGMVLVAASIATAPAVLIDGVPVWTVAAAWAVGCFGMGMVIASTSVLLLKLSAPQEAGANSAALQISDGLSNALLLAAGGAAFGALGGGAVGAVHEAVEAGASGSHPGAFAVVFLPMAGVAMVGAWVATRVREW comes from the coding sequence ATGACCGTCCTGGAACCGCGTGACGCCGAGGTCTCGGCCCGCACCGGAGAAGCCGATGAAGTGAACGAGACCGTCGTCGCCGCAGTACCGGAGGGGGTGCTCGGGCGGACCTACCGGTCGCTGAGCATCGGCATCGTCTCCGTCGTGTTCCTGATCGCCTTCGAGGCGACCGCCGTGGGGACCGCGATGCCGGTCGCCGCCCGTGAGCTGCACGGCATCCCGCTGTACGCGTTCGCGTTCTCCGCGTACTTCACCACCAGCCTCTTCGCCATGGTGCTGGCCGGGCAGTGGGCCGACCGGCGCGGGCCGCTGGGGCCGCTCACCGCCGGGATCAGCGCCTTCGGGGTGGGCCTGCTGCTGTCCGGGACCGCGAGCACCATGTGGATGTTCATCGTGGGGCGGGCCGTGCAGGGGCTCGGTGGCGGGCTGGTGATCGTCGCGCTCTACGTGGTGATCAGCCGGGCCTACCCGGAGCATCTGCGGCCGGCGATCATGGCCGCGTTCGCCGCGAGCTGGGTGATCCCGTCCGTCGTCGGGCCGCTGGCCTCCGGGAGCGTGACCGAGCACCTGGGCTGGCGCTGGGTCTTCATCGGCATCCCGCTCCTGGTGGTCTTCCCGCTGGCGCTCGCGCTGCCCGCGATCCGGCGCATGGCGTCCGGGCCCGCCGACGCGGCGGCGCCCGTCGAGCCATTGAACCGCCGGCGCATCGTGCTCGCGCTGGGCATCTCGCTGGGTGCGGGGCTGCTCCAGTACGCCGGGCAGGAGCGGAACTGGTTCTCGCTGCTGCCGGTCGCCGCCGGGATCGCCCTGCTCGTTCCCGCGGTCCGGGGCCTGCTGCCCCCGGGCACCGGCCGGGCGGCGCGGGGGCTGCCCTCCGTGGTGCTGCTGCGCGGGCTGGCGGCCGGGTCGTTCATCGCCGCCGAGTCGTTCGTGCCCCTGATGCTGGTCACCCAGCGCGGCCTGTCCCCGACGATGGCCGGACTGTCGCTCGCGGCCGGTGGCGGGACCTGGGCGCTGGGTTCGTACGTCCAGTCCCGGCCGCGCCTGGAGCCGCACCGCGAGCGGCTGATGGTGGGCGGCATGGTGCTGGTCGCCGCGTCGATCGCGACGGCGCCCGCCGTGCTGATCGACGGGGTGCCGGTCTGGACGGTCGCCGCGGCCTGGGCCGTCGGCTGCTTCGGCATGGGCATGGTGATCGCATCGACCAGTGTGCTGCTGCTGAAGCTGTCCGCGCCCCAGGAGGCGGGGGCGAACTCCGCGGCCCTGCAGATCTCCGACGGGCTCTCCAACGCCCTGCTGCTGGCCGCGGGCGGCGCGGCGTTCGGCGCGCTCGGCGGGGGAGCGGTGGGTGCCGTGCACGAGGCTGTCGAGGCGGGGGCCTCCGGCTCGCACCCGGGGGCGTTCGCGGTGGTGTTCCTGCCGATGGCGGGGGTCGCGATGGTGGGGGCGTGGGTGGCCACACGAGTGCGGGAGTGGTGA
- a CDS encoding FAD binding domain-containing protein, translating to MTTQAPQATQSVTLPASLDEAVAALGAMPAAVPVAGGTDLMSAVNTGLLRPSGLVGLGRISELRGWHYQDGHALLGTGLTHARMGRPDFAALIPALAASARAAGPPQIRNAGTLGGNIATAAPTGDALPVLAALEAELVIAGPGGARREIPVSHLLAGREMLEPAELIGFVRVPLLHAPQVFLKATGRTGPGRATASVAIVLDPARRGVRCAVGAIAPMPLRPLEAERWIASLIDWDGERGLAPDALAAFGEYVAAACIPDEPPPADGGEAPPLPPAVLHLRRTVAALARRALGRALS from the coding sequence TTGACCACGCAAGCACCGCAGGCGACGCAGTCCGTCACACTGCCGGCCTCGCTGGACGAGGCCGTGGCGGCACTCGGCGCCATGCCGGCCGCCGTCCCCGTGGCGGGCGGCACGGACCTGATGTCGGCAGTCAACACGGGGCTCCTGCGCCCCTCCGGGCTGGTCGGCCTCGGCCGGATCAGCGAACTCCGCGGCTGGCACTACCAGGACGGCCACGCCCTGTTGGGCACCGGTCTCACCCATGCCCGCATGGGGCGCCCGGACTTCGCCGCCCTCATCCCCGCCCTGGCCGCGTCCGCGCGCGCCGCGGGCCCGCCGCAGATCCGCAACGCCGGAACGCTCGGCGGCAACATCGCCACCGCCGCCCCGACCGGTGACGCCCTGCCGGTGCTCGCCGCGCTGGAGGCCGAACTCGTCATCGCGGGCCCCGGTGGCGCCCGCCGCGAGATCCCGGTCTCGCACCTGCTGGCCGGCCGCGAGATGCTGGAGCCCGCCGAACTCATCGGCTTCGTCCGGGTACCGCTGCTGCACGCCCCTCAGGTGTTCCTCAAGGCGACCGGGCGTACCGGCCCCGGCCGTGCCACCGCCTCCGTCGCGATCGTCCTCGACCCGGCCCGGCGCGGAGTGCGCTGCGCGGTCGGCGCCATAGCGCCGATGCCGCTGCGGCCGCTGGAGGCCGAACGCTGGATCGCCTCGCTGATCGACTGGGACGGTGAACGGGGTCTGGCGCCCGACGCGCTGGCCGCCTTCGGCGAGTACGTCGCCGCGGCGTGCATCCCGGACGAGCCACCGCCCGCCGACGGGGGAGAGGCACCACCGTTGCCCCCCGCGGTACTGCACCTGCGGCGCACCGTCGCCGCGCTGGCCCGACGCGCGCTGGGGAGGGCACTGTCGTGA
- a CDS encoding ribbon-helix-helix protein, CopG family, with amino-acid sequence MAMNLRLRDDQTEALKRRAEQEGTSMHAILLQAVDDYLARTAQQAIVRKTAKEQAAKWSELMERLK; translated from the coding sequence ATGGCCATGAACCTGCGTCTTCGTGACGACCAGACCGAAGCCCTCAAGCGCCGCGCCGAGCAGGAGGGGACGAGTATGCACGCCATACTGCTCCAGGCCGTGGACGACTACCTGGCCAGGACCGCCCAGCAGGCCATCGTCCGCAAGACGGCGAAGGAGCAGGCAGCCAAGTGGAGCGAGCTCATGGAGCGGCTCAAGTGA
- a CDS encoding beta-N-acetylhexosaminidase, translating into MVNLIPAPLRAEYFTDMPGFVLDQDTVVDAPSGTEGMARLLRATVGAATGLPLAPGRGDRGPAIRLRIDPGTADELGPEGYRLAVDADAVTLRAAAPAGLHWGVQTLRQLLGPEAHRCAPVNPDRVWTVPSCTVEDRPRFGWRGLMLDVSRHFMPKTDVLRYLDLLAAHKLNVFHFHLTDDQGWRIEIKRYPRLTETGSWRSRTKYGHRASELWDETPYGGYYTQDDIREIVAYAAARHIRVVPEIDIPGHSQATITAYPELGNTDVVDTAALSVWDDWGVTPNVLAPTDGVLRFFEGVFEELLELFPADTSPFIHVGGDECPKDQWKQSPTAQARIKELGLADEDELQSWFIRHFDSWLTARGRRLIGWDEILEGGLAEGAAVSSWRGYAGGVAAAEAGHDVVMCPEQQVYLDHRQDGGPDEPMPIGYVRTLEDVYRFEPVPPGLSEEAARHILGTQANVWTEVMQNRARVDYQVFPRLAAFAEVAWSALPDSEDRDFAGFERRMATHYARLDALGVEYRPPGGPLPWQQRPGILGRPIEGAPPRV; encoded by the coding sequence GTGGTCAATCTGATCCCGGCGCCCCTGCGCGCCGAATACTTCACCGACATGCCCGGCTTTGTGCTGGATCAGGACACCGTGGTCGACGCGCCGTCCGGCACCGAGGGCATGGCGCGACTGCTGCGCGCCACCGTGGGCGCCGCGACCGGGCTGCCGCTCGCACCCGGACGGGGCGACCGCGGACCGGCGATCCGGCTGCGGATCGACCCCGGCACGGCGGACGAGTTGGGTCCCGAGGGCTACCGGCTCGCCGTGGACGCCGACGCCGTCACCCTGCGGGCCGCGGCCCCGGCGGGGCTCCACTGGGGCGTCCAGACGCTGCGACAGCTGCTCGGCCCGGAGGCCCACCGGTGTGCGCCCGTGAACCCGGACCGGGTCTGGACCGTGCCGAGCTGCACCGTCGAGGACCGCCCGCGCTTCGGCTGGCGGGGCCTGATGCTCGACGTGTCGCGGCACTTCATGCCCAAGACCGACGTGCTGCGCTACCTCGACCTCCTCGCCGCGCACAAGCTGAACGTCTTCCACTTCCACCTCACCGACGACCAGGGCTGGCGCATCGAGATAAAGCGCTACCCCCGCCTGACCGAGACGGGTTCCTGGCGGTCGCGTACGAAGTACGGCCACCGGGCCTCCGAGCTCTGGGACGAGACCCCGTACGGCGGGTACTACACGCAGGACGACATCCGCGAGATCGTGGCCTACGCCGCCGCCCGGCACATCCGTGTCGTCCCCGAGATCGACATCCCGGGTCACTCGCAGGCGACCATCACCGCCTACCCGGAGCTGGGCAACACCGACGTCGTCGACACCGCCGCCCTGTCCGTGTGGGACGACTGGGGCGTCACCCCGAACGTCCTGGCCCCCACCGACGGCGTTCTGCGCTTCTTCGAGGGCGTCTTCGAGGAGCTCCTCGAACTCTTCCCGGCCGACACCTCGCCGTTCATCCACGTCGGCGGCGACGAGTGCCCCAAGGACCAGTGGAAGCAGTCGCCGACCGCCCAGGCCCGCATCAAGGAACTCGGCCTGGCCGACGAGGACGAGCTGCAGTCCTGGTTCATCCGCCACTTCGACAGCTGGCTCACCGCACGCGGCCGCCGCCTCATAGGCTGGGACGAGATCCTGGAGGGCGGCCTCGCCGAGGGCGCGGCCGTCTCCTCGTGGCGCGGTTACGCGGGCGGCGTCGCTGCCGCCGAGGCCGGGCACGACGTCGTGATGTGCCCGGAGCAGCAGGTCTACCTGGACCACCGTCAGGACGGCGGCCCCGACGAGCCGATGCCGATCGGATACGTCCGCACCCTGGAGGACGTCTACCGCTTCGAACCCGTGCCGCCGGGCCTCTCCGAGGAGGCCGCCCGTCACATCCTCGGCACCCAGGCCAACGTCTGGACCGAGGTGATGCAGAACCGCGCCCGCGTCGACTACCAGGTCTTCCCGCGCCTCGCGGCCTTCGCCGAGGTCGCGTGGTCGGCCCTGCCCGACTCCGAGGACCGGGACTTCGCCGGTTTCGAGCGGCGCATGGCCACGCACTACGCGCGGCTCGACGCGCTCGGTGTCGAGTACCGGCCGCCGGGCGGTCCGCTGCCGTGGCAGCAGCGGCCCGGCATCCTGGGACGCCCGATCGAGGGAGCGCCTCCGCGCGTCTGA
- a CDS encoding carbohydrate ABC transporter permease, with protein MSLPSLLRVRRPGRLAAEAAALLIAAAVAFPLYWMVLSAFKPAGEIQSTHPRPWTLSPSLDSFRRVFQQQDFGRYFLNSLLVAGTVVIVSALIAFLAATAVTRFRFRFRTTLLIMFLVAQMVPVEALTIPLFFLMRDFGQLNTLGSLILPHLAFSLPFAIWMLRGFVKAVPDALEEAAYIDGASRTRFLWQILFPLVFPGLVATSVFSFISTWNDFLFAKSFIISDTSQSTLPMALLVFLKPDENDWGGVMAASAVMTVPVLVFFVLVQRRLVSGLGGAVKD; from the coding sequence GTGAGCCTGCCGTCCCTGTTGCGCGTCCGCCGGCCCGGCCGGCTCGCCGCCGAGGCGGCGGCCCTGCTGATCGCCGCCGCCGTGGCCTTCCCGCTGTACTGGATGGTGCTCTCGGCCTTCAAACCGGCCGGCGAGATCCAGTCCACGCACCCCAGGCCGTGGACGCTGTCGCCGTCCCTGGACTCCTTCCGCCGGGTCTTCCAGCAGCAGGACTTCGGGCGCTACTTCCTCAACAGCCTGCTCGTCGCCGGCACGGTCGTCATCGTCTCCGCGCTGATCGCCTTCCTGGCGGCGACGGCGGTGACCCGGTTCCGATTCCGTTTCCGCACCACACTGCTGATCATGTTCCTGGTGGCGCAGATGGTGCCGGTCGAGGCGCTGACGATCCCGCTGTTCTTCCTGATGCGGGACTTCGGCCAGCTGAACACGCTCGGTTCGCTGATCCTGCCGCACCTCGCCTTCTCGCTGCCGTTCGCGATCTGGATGCTGCGCGGCTTCGTCAAGGCCGTCCCGGACGCGCTGGAGGAGGCGGCGTACATCGACGGGGCGAGCCGCACCCGCTTCCTGTGGCAGATCCTCTTCCCGCTGGTCTTCCCGGGGCTGGTGGCGACCAGCGTCTTCTCGTTCATCTCGACCTGGAACGACTTCCTGTTCGCGAAGTCCTTCATCATCAGCGACACCTCCCAGTCGACGCTCCCGATGGCTCTGCTGGTCTTTCTCAAACCCGATGAAAACGACTGGGGAGGGGTCATGGCAGCCTCGGCGGTGATGACCGTGCCCGTGCTGGTCTTCTTCGTACTCGTACAGCGACGCCTGGTCTCGGGACTGGGCGGAGCGGTTAAGGACTGA
- a CDS encoding xanthine dehydrogenase family protein molybdopterin-binding subunit — protein MSNDAATAAGATHTAISIPSLEGPDSSGGEQPLLGLGASLRPADARAKTEGIFPYAADLWAEGLLWAAVLRSPHPHARILSIDTSAAVEMPGVRAVVTHEDVPGERSYGRRVVDRPVFASDLVRHHGEPIAAVAADHPDTARLAAAAIAVEYELLEPVTDPEKAFAAEPLHPDGNLIRHIPLRYGDPEIVGEVIVEGLYRIGRQDPAPIGAEAGLAVPRPDGGVEIYTASTDPHTDRDLAAACFGLEPDRVKLVVTGVPGATGDREDPGFQLPLGLLALRTGCPVKLAATREESFLGHAHRHPTLLRYRHHADAEGRLVKVEAQILLDAGAYADASSESLAAAVAFACGPYVVPHAFIEGWAVRTNNPPSGHVRGEGAMQVCAAYEGQMDKLAAKLSIDPAELRLRNTLSTGDILPTGQTVTCPAPVAELLGAVRDFPLPSLPKDSPEDDWLLPGGPEGAGEPGAVRRGVGYALGMVHMLGAEGADEVSTATVRVHDGVATVICAAVETGQGFSTLARQVVQETLGIEEVHVASVDTDQPPAGPTTHGRHTWVSAGAVERAAKMVRTQLLQPLAHKFGMSTELLQIADGKITSYDGVLSTTVTEAMDGKELWATAQCRPHPTEPLDESGQGDAFVGLAFCAIRAVVDVDIELGSVRVVEMAVAQDVGRVLNPSQLATRIEAGVTQGIGAALTENLRTARGQIRHPDLTGYALPTALDAPDIRIVRLVEERDVVAPFGAKPASAVPVVTSPAAVAAAVRSATGRPVNRLPIRPQAAVAAPKS, from the coding sequence GTGAGCAACGACGCAGCCACCGCGGCCGGCGCGACCCACACGGCGATCAGCATCCCTTCACTGGAGGGCCCCGACAGCTCCGGGGGCGAGCAGCCGCTGCTCGGCCTGGGCGCCTCGCTGCGGCCGGCCGACGCCCGCGCCAAGACCGAGGGCATCTTCCCGTACGCCGCCGACCTGTGGGCCGAGGGACTGCTCTGGGCGGCCGTGCTCCGCTCCCCGCACCCGCATGCCCGCATCCTGTCGATCGACACCTCCGCCGCGGTCGAGATGCCGGGCGTACGAGCGGTCGTCACCCACGAGGACGTCCCCGGCGAGCGTTCCTACGGACGCCGCGTCGTCGACCGTCCCGTCTTCGCCTCCGACCTGGTCCGCCACCACGGCGAGCCGATCGCCGCGGTCGCCGCCGACCACCCCGACACGGCCCGGCTGGCCGCAGCCGCCATCGCCGTCGAGTACGAGCTGCTGGAGCCGGTCACCGACCCGGAGAAGGCCTTCGCCGCCGAACCTCTGCACCCCGACGGCAATCTGATCCGCCACATCCCGCTGCGCTACGGCGACCCGGAGATCGTGGGCGAGGTCATCGTCGAGGGCCTGTACCGCATCGGCCGTCAGGACCCGGCGCCGATCGGTGCCGAGGCCGGGCTCGCCGTGCCCCGCCCCGACGGGGGCGTCGAGATCTACACCGCCTCCACCGACCCGCACACCGACCGCGACCTCGCCGCCGCCTGCTTCGGCCTCGAACCGGACCGGGTGAAGCTCGTCGTCACCGGCGTCCCCGGCGCGACCGGCGACCGCGAGGACCCCGGATTCCAGCTCCCGCTCGGCCTGCTCGCCCTGCGCACCGGCTGCCCGGTCAAACTGGCCGCGACCCGCGAGGAGTCCTTCCTCGGCCACGCGCACCGCCACCCGACCCTGCTCCGCTACCGCCACCACGCGGACGCCGAGGGCCGTCTGGTGAAGGTCGAGGCCCAGATCCTCCTCGACGCGGGCGCGTACGCCGACGCCTCGTCCGAATCCCTGGCCGCCGCCGTCGCGTTCGCCTGCGGCCCCTACGTCGTCCCGCACGCCTTCATCGAGGGCTGGGCGGTCCGGACGAACAACCCGCCGTCCGGTCATGTCCGGGGCGAGGGCGCGATGCAGGTCTGTGCCGCGTACGAGGGCCAGATGGACAAGCTTGCCGCCAAGCTCTCCATCGACCCGGCCGAGCTGCGGCTGCGCAACACCCTGTCCACCGGCGACATCCTGCCCACCGGCCAGACGGTGACCTGCCCCGCCCCCGTCGCCGAACTCCTCGGCGCGGTACGGGACTTCCCGCTCCCCTCGCTCCCCAAGGACTCCCCGGAGGACGACTGGCTGCTCCCGGGCGGCCCGGAGGGCGCGGGCGAACCGGGCGCGGTGCGGCGCGGGGTCGGATACGCGCTGGGCATGGTCCACATGCTCGGCGCCGAGGGCGCCGACGAGGTCTCCACGGCCACGGTGCGGGTCCACGACGGGGTCGCCACCGTCATCTGCGCCGCGGTCGAGACGGGCCAGGGCTTCTCGACGCTGGCCCGCCAGGTCGTCCAGGAGACCCTGGGCATCGAGGAGGTCCATGTGGCCTCCGTCGACACCGACCAGCCCCCGGCCGGACCGACGACGCACGGCCGCCACACCTGGGTCTCCGCCGGAGCGGTCGAACGCGCCGCGAAGATGGTCCGCACCCAGCTGCTCCAGCCGCTGGCCCACAAGTTCGGCATGTCCACCGAGCTGCTCCAGATCGCCGACGGCAAGATCACCTCGTACGACGGGGTGCTGTCCACGACCGTCACCGAGGCGATGGACGGCAAGGAACTGTGGGCCACCGCCCAGTGCCGCCCCCACCCCACGGAGCCGCTCGACGAGTCCGGTCAGGGCGACGCCTTCGTCGGCCTCGCGTTCTGCGCGATCCGCGCGGTGGTGGACGTCGACATCGAACTCGGCTCGGTCCGTGTCGTGGAGATGGCCGTCGCACAGGATGTCGGCCGGGTCCTCAACCCGTCCCAGCTGGCGACCCGTATCGAGGCGGGCGTCACCCAGGGCATCGGTGCCGCGCTGACGGAGAACCTCCGCACCGCGCGCGGTCAGATCCGGCACCCCGACCTGACGGGTTACGCCCTGCCGACCGCCCTCGACGCGCCGGACATCCGCATCGTCAGACTCGTCGAGGAGCGTGACGTGGTGGCCCCCTTCGGCGCCAAGCCGGCTTCCGCGGTCCCCGTGGTGACCTCCCCGGCAGCCGTGGCCGCCGCGGTGCGCTCGGCCACCGGCCGCCCGGTCAACCGCCTTCCGATCAGGCCCCAGGCGGCCGTCGCGGCCCCGAAGTCCTGA
- a CDS encoding type II toxin-antitoxin system death-on-curing family toxin translates to MSCVYLSSEDILVIAEHACPDMRIVVRDAGLLESAAHRPSAAMFGEEAYPDVVDKAAALLQSLAINRPLFDGSKRTAWLSCMTFLAMNGVDLRPDIDAAERLVIAVATGETDEVKVISQGLRDLVVDHV, encoded by the coding sequence GTGAGCTGCGTCTACCTGTCCTCCGAAGACATCCTCGTCATCGCCGAGCACGCCTGCCCGGACATGCGGATCGTGGTCCGCGACGCCGGACTCCTCGAATCGGCGGCCCACCGGCCGTCCGCGGCCATGTTCGGCGAGGAGGCGTATCCGGACGTCGTGGACAAGGCGGCCGCACTGCTCCAGTCCCTGGCGATCAACCGTCCGCTCTTCGACGGCAGCAAACGCACCGCCTGGCTGTCGTGCATGACCTTCCTCGCGATGAACGGGGTCGATCTCCGCCCGGACATCGACGCGGCGGAACGCCTGGTCATCGCCGTTGCCACGGGGGAGACGGACGAGGTGAAGGTCATCTCCCAGGGGCTGCGCGACCTGGTCGTCGACCACGTGTGA
- a CDS encoding (2Fe-2S)-binding protein, giving the protein MSNEDHAGQHGGWEPTPQSGEYDAEATAFVHLPPEDLANVPLAAPGQGYVPPMILPLTPAAGLDPAAAGGWGARTPDPHAQPDRGTAAEQPVPEAVHWPDPNQQQTPYGYPQAPHHPQTSGEHYPDRYRESPAATGQWNFAEPTGHAEPTEPAGHTGQWQIPVADGDLPEESGEFSASALAAGWYADRTPPATLPGGAPAPWATQEPAPAAVDSTPPRGTDLGRTPDAPADAVDGDADAPPPEPSADAPDAHDVHDVHDAPEAVYEVPPEAALQDAPQLGTEQPGTAEPAAGATPVAESAPDTEATDVEAAAVEVTDTEVTDPDAMDPDATDPESTDAAPAPVPALDLPSEHPSASYMLHVNGVDRPVADAWIGESLLYVLRERLGLAGAKDGCSQGECGACNVQVDGRLVASCLVPAATAAGSEVRTVEGLAVDGEPSDVQRALANCGAVQCGFCIPGMAMTVHDLLEGNHAPSELETRQALCGNLCRCSGYRGVLDAVNEVIEGREAASVPAPESAEPDGARIPHQAAPGAGSVQVHLQDGGLA; this is encoded by the coding sequence GTGAGCAACGAGGACCACGCCGGACAGCACGGGGGCTGGGAGCCGACCCCCCAGAGCGGCGAGTACGACGCCGAGGCGACCGCCTTCGTCCACCTGCCGCCGGAGGACCTGGCGAACGTACCGCTGGCCGCACCCGGCCAGGGCTACGTGCCGCCGATGATCCTTCCGCTGACCCCGGCCGCCGGGCTCGACCCCGCGGCCGCCGGCGGCTGGGGCGCCCGGACACCGGACCCGCACGCCCAGCCGGACCGCGGCACGGCGGCGGAGCAGCCGGTGCCCGAGGCGGTGCACTGGCCGGACCCGAACCAGCAGCAGACGCCGTACGGATACCCGCAGGCCCCGCACCACCCGCAGACGTCCGGGGAGCACTACCCGGACCGGTACCGCGAGAGCCCGGCCGCCACCGGCCAGTGGAACTTCGCCGAACCCACCGGGCACGCCGAACCCACCGAGCCCGCCGGGCACACCGGTCAGTGGCAGATCCCGGTCGCCGACGGCGATCTCCCGGAGGAGTCCGGCGAGTTCTCGGCCTCCGCGCTGGCCGCCGGCTGGTACGCGGACCGGACCCCGCCGGCCACCCTGCCCGGCGGTGCGCCCGCGCCCTGGGCGACGCAGGAGCCGGCGCCCGCGGCCGTGGACAGCACCCCGCCGCGGGGGACGGACCTCGGCCGCACGCCGGACGCGCCGGCCGACGCCGTGGACGGTGACGCCGACGCGCCGCCCCCGGAGCCTTCCGCGGACGCACCAGATGCACACGACGTGCACGACGTGCACGACGCACCCGAAGCCGTGTACGAAGTTCCGCCGGAGGCAGCCCTTCAGGACGCACCGCAGCTCGGCACGGAGCAGCCCGGCACGGCCGAACCGGCCGCGGGAGCGACACCGGTCGCCGAGTCGGCACCGGACACCGAGGCCACGGACGTCGAGGCGGCGGCCGTCGAAGTCACGGACACCGAGGTCACGGACCCCGATGCCATGGACCCCGACGCGACGGACCCCGAGTCCACGGACGCAGCCCCTGCCCCCGTCCCCGCTCTCGACCTGCCCAGCGAGCACCCCTCCGCCTCGTACATGCTGCATGTGAACGGCGTCGACCGGCCCGTCGCCGACGCCTGGATCGGCGAGTCGCTGCTCTACGTGCTGCGCGAGCGCCTCGGCCTCGCCGGGGCCAAGGACGGCTGCTCGCAGGGCGAATGCGGTGCCTGCAACGTGCAGGTGGACGGCCGTCTCGTCGCCTCCTGCCTGGTCCCCGCGGCCACCGCGGCGGGCAGCGAGGTCCGTACCGTCGAAGGTCTGGCCGTCGACGGGGAACCGTCCGACGTGCAGCGGGCGCTGGCGAACTGCGGTGCCGTCCAGTGCGGCTTCTGCATCCCCGGGATGGCGATGACCGTCCACGACCTGCTGGAGGGCAACCACGCCCCCAGCGAGCTGGAGACCCGTCAGGCACTGTGCGGCAACCTCTGCCGCTGTTCCGGATACCGCGGTGTGCTCGACGCCGTGAACGAGGTCATCGAGGGCCGCGAGGCGGCCTCGGTACCCGCACCGGAATCCGCGGAACCGGACGGGGCCCGCATCCCGCACCAGGCGGCCCCCGGCGCGGGTAGTGTGCAGGTCCATCTGCAGGACGGAGGCCTGGCGTGA
- a CDS encoding carbohydrate ABC transporter permease, with product MTANSTAYKAPGTSGAGGPSPRPLRSRHPASPVRRSGWTPWLYLLPALVLLGGLLVYPIYQLGLISFLEYTQAQVSGGEPTTFQGFGNYATLFRDSQFWQVLLATVVFAAVCVLATLLVGCALAVLLTRVRAVPRLALMMAALGAWATPAITGSTVWVFLFDADFGPVNRVLGLGDHSWTYGRYSAFALVLLEVLWCSFPFVMVTVYAGIRAIPTEVLEAAALDGASQWRIWRSVTAPMLRPILIVVTIQSIIWDFKVFTQIYVMTNGGGIAGQNLVLNVYAYQKAFASSQYSLGSAIGVVMLVILLAVTLVYLRLVRRQGEEL from the coding sequence ATGACGGCGAACAGCACGGCGTACAAGGCGCCCGGCACGTCCGGAGCGGGCGGACCCTCCCCCCGCCCGCTCCGGAGCCGCCACCCGGCCTCGCCCGTCCGGCGGTCCGGCTGGACCCCCTGGCTCTACCTCCTGCCCGCGCTCGTCCTCCTCGGCGGGCTGCTGGTCTACCCGATCTACCAACTCGGCCTGATCTCCTTCCTGGAGTACACCCAGGCCCAGGTGAGCGGCGGCGAGCCGACCACCTTCCAGGGTTTCGGCAACTACGCGACGCTCTTCCGCGACAGCCAGTTCTGGCAGGTGCTGCTGGCCACCGTGGTCTTCGCGGCGGTCTGTGTGCTGGCCACCCTGCTGGTCGGCTGCGCACTGGCCGTCCTGCTGACCCGGGTACGGGCCGTGCCGCGGCTCGCGCTGATGATGGCCGCGCTCGGCGCCTGGGCGACCCCGGCGATCACCGGCTCGACCGTCTGGGTCTTCCTCTTCGATGCCGACTTCGGGCCGGTCAACCGGGTACTGGGGCTCGGCGACCACTCCTGGACGTACGGGCGCTACAGCGCCTTCGCGCTGGTGCTCCTCGAAGTCCTTTGGTGCTCGTTCCCGTTCGTGATGGTGACCGTGTACGCGGGCATCCGGGCGATCCCCACCGAGGTGCTGGAGGCGGCGGCGCTGGACGGCGCCTCGCAGTGGCGGATCTGGCGGTCGGTCACGGCACCGATGCTGCGGCCGATCCTGATCGTCGTCACCATCCAGTCGATCATCTGGGACTTCAAGGTCTTCACCCAGATCTACGTCATGACCAACGGCGGCGGCATCGCCGGCCAGAACCTGGTGCTCAACGTGTACGCGTACCAGAAGGCGTTCGCGTCCTCGCAGTACAGCCTCGGCTCGGCGATCGGCGTCGTGATGCTGGTGATCCTGCTGGCGGTCACGCTGGTCTATCTGCGCCTGGTGAGGCGCCAGGGGGAGGAACTGTGA